The Solanum pennellii chromosome 7, SPENNV200 DNA segment TCTTAATTGGAAATGGAAGATGCAAAAGATGTGAAAGGAAGTTGTCCCCAAGAATGTGCTCCTAAACCTGAAGTTTCTGTTCCGAAGGAGGATCACTCACATAGTGCAAATCCAACTAGGCAACATATGAATGAAACAGCAAACTCTGAAATTCAGGAGCCCTCCATTAAATCTGATGGAGCAGGTGATATTTCTAAAACAGCAAGTGTTCAATCAGCTGTGCCGACAGTTCAGCAGGAAGCGTCACCTAAACTGGTAGAGGATCTGAAATCGTTTGAGCCTCCAACAGCTCTCTCAGAAGCCAGTTCATCGTCTATATTGGATGCAATGAATCAACCGAACAATACTACAGATGCACCAACAGAAGAGCATGATGATTCACCTTTATTAACCATGAATTCAAACCCCGCGTCCCTAAAAGAGGAAAACCTAAAAGAATCTTCTGATCACATACAATCTGATTCTTTAAGAGGGGAAAAAAATAATGTCTCACTACTTCAACACGATAATTCTTCAAGTATTTATGTTGTTTCTGCTGATACAAATTCTTCATCCTCTCAAGAACAAAAACACAAATATAATATTCATGTAGAGGTACCTAACACTGGTCAGTCCTTAACCAAGGCGTCCTGTCTCACAGTTAAGATTCCAGAACCCAGTGCCAATTCTAAGCCCCCTAATAACTCTGTTATTAACAGAGTTAAAATTGACACAGCAGCACCAATTGAATCTGTGAAGCAGGCAGTGTCCAAGTTTGGAGGCATTGTTGACTGGAAGGCTCATCGAGTACAGACCGTGGAGGTATGCGCACGAACCCTTTATATGCTCTTTGAATCTCAACTCAGGAAGCCATTTGGTTGTCCACAAAATGAGTGTGATGATTCTATCTAATGAAGGATTGCATCTGCAAGTTCACCGAGATACTGGCATACTGCCCATAAGCATTGACTATTTAGATTGTGTATTTATATTCTGTATCTTGCCGACATGTACATTCATCTTTTGGACATCTGTCGCACAACGATTTTTTCAGCTAAATCTTCAACTTCTGGATAATGCAGAGAAGGAAAGTTGTCGATCAAGAATTAGCGAATGTGCAGGAAGAGATCCCAGTGTACAAGAAACAGTCACAGGCTGCAGAAGAAGCAAAAATGATGGTGGTGAAGGAACTAGATAGCACTAAAAGACTGATTGAAGAGTTGAAGCTAAACCTGGAGAGAGCACAAACTGAAGAGCAACAAGCGAAACAGGACTCAGAACTTGCCAAGCTCAGGGTAGAAGAGATGGAGCAGGGAATTGCTGATGAGGCTAGTATTGCAGCCAAGGCGCAGCTTGAAGTTGCTAAAGCAAGGCATGAAACAGCAGTTTCAGAGCTAAAAAATGTGGATTATGAGCTGAAAGATCTGCATAAAGAGTATGATTTATTGGTGTCAGAAAGATATGATGCCATGCAAAATGCAGAGGAAGCGGTTTCTGCCTCAAAGAAAGTTGAGAATGAAGTTGAGTATTTGACTATTGAGCTCATCACTACAAAGGAATCTTTAGAAGCTGCACAAACTGCACATTTGGAGGCGGAGGAACACAGAATTGGAGCTGCTATGGCAAGAGAGCAAGATACTCTAAATTGGGAGAAAGAACTAAAGCAGGCAGAAGATGAGCTTGAGAAGCTAAACCAGCAAATACGGTCTTCAAAGGATCTCAAAGCAAAATTAGACACTGCTTCAGCTTTGTTACTGGATCTCAAAGCTGAGTTTGCTTCTTACATGGAATCAAAGTTGAAACAAGAGACGGTTGAAGAAGGCAATTTCAGCGAACTGTCAGAACCAGAGAAAAGAACTCATGCCAAGATACAAGCAGCGGTTGCCTTGGCTACGCGGGAACTTGAAGAAGTGAAACTCAACATCGAGAAAGCAACAGATGATGTAAATCGCTTGAAGGTTGCTGCAACTTCATTGAAGGcagaattaaaaaaagaaaaattggaacTAGCTTCCATCCAGCAGAGAGAAGGCATGGCATCAATTGCTGTAGCATCTCTTGAAGCTGAGTTGAACAGGACCAAGTCAGAGATTGCCCTTGTGCagatgaaagagaaagaagtaAGAGAAAAGGTGGTGGAGCTTCCCAAGAAATTGCAAGATGCTGCCCAAGAGGCTGATCGGGCAAAGTCACTTGCACAAACAGCTTGTGAAGAGTTGAGAAAGGCAAAGGAAGAAGCAGAGCAAGCAAAGGCAGGAGCAAGTACCATGGGAAGTAGACTAATTGCTGCTAATAAGGAGATAGAAGCTGCAAAAGCTTCTGAGAAGTTGGCGCTAGAAGCCATCAATGCACTGCAAGAGAGTGAATTAGCTCGAAGAACCAATAATGAAGATTCCCCATCTGGAGTAACACTCTCTCTTGAAGAATATTATGATCTCAGCAAACTGGCCCATGAGGCGGAGGAGCAAGCTAATAAGAGGTTAGCTGCTGCTATAACCCAAATTGAAGTATCCAAGGAATCAGAAGTGAGAAGTCTAAGCAGGCTGGAGGAGGTTAATCGTGAGATGACCACTCAAAAGGAAGCTCTAGAAATTGCAATGAAGAAGGCAGAAAAAGCAAAGGAAGGGAAATTGGCAGTCGAGCAAGAGCTGAGGAAATGGAGGGCTGAGCATCGGCAAAGGAGGAAAGCTGCTGAATCTCTTCCACTGATAAACACTATCAGAAGCCCGAGAACGAGCTTTGAGGAGAGTAAAGCATCAAAAACCTATGAGCGCGCACCAGAGGCTGCTTCACTACATCATAGGTCAAGTCCAAGAGCATATGAGCAAGCAAGTAATACTGAAATTGATACATCTCCAGAAGTGAAGAtcccaaagaaaaagaaaaggtccTTCTTCCCAAGGCTCTTGATGCTTTTGGGAAGGAAGAAATCACAGGCCAAGACAGCATGATGTGCTTTGGGGTTTTAGAGACTCTCATCATTTTATACAACTGTCCCTTTATTTTTCTGGTTATTTGTCTTTGTTGACGGAGTGTAAATTCTCACTGCTTTTCTGTATACATCCCGAGCATCATGTATTGTACAATATGACAAATACTTCTCTCACCTTTTGGAGGGCTGTTTATAGAACAGATTAAGGTTGTTATAGGTTTGGCTGAGGCCAATAAAGTGGTTCTGTAAGTAAATCATTTGCTGCTTCAACTATTTTATCCAGCTAGTTCTCAGATTCTGAAATATTGGATTTCTTGGCAGTATGGGTTGTATAATTCTAgtattttctagtttttttttcaaatcatttgGTATCCCATTCGAATTGTTTACTTCCCATTGTGATGTATTCTGCTTGTTTTCCACTTAGTTCATGCAACCCTGATCGAATGCTGTTATGAATGGTAACAAATATTCATATTGACCATTTCTGTTGGGTAGAAGATGCATAAGATATTTGAAGCACTTATACACTAATTGTGAGAAAAATACTTACCTGATCTCATTGTTTACACTTTACACCAAACCAAGGTATTTAACCTTAAAGAGTAAAACATTATATGCATGAAATGTATATTGCATTCACTGATTTGGCACAAAACCTGGTGCAAGTAAGATTATTACTTGGTGTGGCCTAAAGATCATCCTCAGATAACCTGTCCTTTGATCTTTATGTAGAAACCATATGATACTGTATAATTTCCTTCATTGACAACTGTCCTCTATATGTCCTAGTATTATATTGTCAGTCAGAAATGGAAGAACATGATTGAAATACACATAAGTTTATTATACAAGGTTGCTTGCTTTACTGAATGGcctttgaatgaaaacatttCAGTATGCCATGTTCTAAACAAACTCCAATAATCAAGAACTCGATGCAGCAATGGTTTGAAGAATGGTTTTGTGCCATGGATTGGAGAGATGATCGATCAGATTGTCAATAGGACCAACATGAGTAACAGAAGCCTGAACGAAGATACCAAGCATAGCCACCATAGCTAGGCGTCCTACAAAACAAAGgaaagtataaaaatatttgacaagACTTGAAAGCACTAAAATAATGATGCATCTCAACAAACCGTTTTTAATCTCTTTCAGTTTCCAGTCTTTAGCATTCTTGATATCTTTTCCAATTCCAAGAGGATTCAATAAAGGACCACCTGGATACCTGCTAAATGTCAATGATTTCTGGCTATGCTTAGTAGGAGTATAAGCCTGTGCAGAGGCAAATCCAAAATTTAGAATGAGTATAATTATATTGTATACTAGAGCTTAATTTATTATCTGTCATCTATGAACGTAGTTTGGACAGCAAACAAGGGGTTTAGTGGAACCCATAGTACTCGAGGTGGATCAACCTATACGGTTCTTTCCCTACTCCAGCACTAGCAAAGGTAAGTTggcaaaagaaaatatttaaattacccTGGTTCAAGGCCTTCCAGTGCAGCTTCTAGTCCAAAAAAAGATCCAGGTTTTGCTTGAGAGCCAGGATGAAGAAAATCCATGTACCTTTTTGTTTCAACGAACctgtaaatataaaaaatcagaGAGAGGTATAGATTGTCCAGAATCAACATTGTGTTAACGTTGTACCCCATCAATAATAGTTGAATGATGAGCAGAGTCGTTGTGCTGGCAAAGTTAAATTTTGTAGCTCCTGCTTCATACCACACTGGCAAATCCCTTATTCGAGTGACACGAAGCAACTTAAAAAGAATGACCAGAAAAATGTTTAggataaagagaaaaaaaaatgttacacaagtagtatatattatatgatgatgacttaCATCAGTTAAAAGTATTCCAGCAACCCCAGCCATGGCGAAGCGGGCATGAACAAGTTCTGCTTGTACATACCATTTCAAACTTTCAGGATCCTCTCCAAGTCCTAGTGGATCAAAACCAAAATCTCCAGCAAGACTAtagaaaaagaaggaaaatgaggTACTAATTAAGTAGGAAAGTTGGTTAATTAGTAGCTAGGCAACGAATACGCTTACGTTCCATCAAGATGAGGTGGAGGGTCAAGGCCAGGAAGCCATGTTGGCCTTTGGTGAGCTTGAACCGGAGGTGTTAGAGAATGTCCTTTTCTAGCTCTAGTCGAATTAAATCCTTTTACACAAGTTCTACGTATACTCTTTCCATGAAAAGATGAACCAGACAATAATGTCAAAACTTGGAAACTTCTACCCACTGCAATCTCCATATATTAGTATCACCACTCAACAAGCAAACTCAATTGGTGAATAAGCAACAATCCATACTACAAATGATATCCAAAACTTGGCTTTGTGGCGTTACAAATAAGATAGGAGGGCCCCCCTAAAGGGTCCATATTAGGAAGGTGACATGATATggccacaaatttttttttttttttgaatgaccCAACTTTGGATGATCCTAAAAACACTTTAAGCCCAAAATAATGATCCATGAATTCTCCATCTATTTTCACCATATTCATTACTCACATTTTCGATTTTGAGATTGAAACAAGTATATcatcttttatcataaatttttcgtatatcttttaagtattttgaattattaattattctttagaaatatataacttttattgttttaaaattgaagatttcatgATCGAATTCTCGATTAAATTTAAACCGTTTGATTCTTGCAAAAACGAAATTTGTCGGATAAATTAGGACAAAGTGTAATGGAAATCCTCAACGTGGTGAGCAACAACAAATATTAGGTAGCTAACCAAATTGgaacactacaacaaaaataacttttagcagcaataaatattgacattaataaagagtgcgaaatatttattgatattaattaagtgtcattagaaccaatattGCTAAAGGTTTTTTTGgatcatatataaaaaaatttaattatcgctaaaaatatatatttagcagtaattaaaaattaattaacattatttttgatGTAAGTGAAAGAAGAGGCTCTGAACCTGGACGCATCACTTTAAGCTGGTGCGTGCTATATAGCGAAGCACAACTCTGCAAGTTTAAAATATCAATGAACAAGAACGATTCTTGAACAACATTTGGAATAGATGAATGGAGTGAcagagaaattgaaaaaaaaaattaagctaaccaagaaaatttgaatatattcttctttcaTACAAAACACAAGTTAAGATAAATGGATTGGatcaattaacttattttgCTTGTCATCTTCCAGCCTTTTACCACTATTTATTACCACCATCAGAATCCAACTATCCgattatcatatcatcatatcatatattattataagagaaaatcaaaaaagttgaattacaattttatttttattataaattaaaatgttataaaaatatttaactatttaatttaaatattaaattatattattataataaaaatgataatgacTTTTGCACTTTTTTAGAAtgattcttaattaaaatatctaatttaatttattttctttaaattatttaccctttaaatagatacatgtatatggtttattttctaaattaattttgttcttaattaatatttgtctttaatttttgtaacaCTTTACTTTTCAACTTTGTAAGTGAATCTTCATATTCCAAAGATATATACTTTCCTATAAATATAAatcttttaacattattttcataGAAAGATTTATATGTGATACAATTTTTGTGTGTGGAAGACTAGAGAAGCTTTAATCaagtgaagaaaattttaaggcttgatgtatttttttttttaattatttgtcgAGTTCAGAACTATGATAAGACCCTTCATTCATGTAGTTGAATATCACTTTCATTAACTTGTCTTTCAaagattttaactttttttatggtCAAAAGTTGAATGTTTATTACTATAAGTTTGTTTCAATATTGTCTtagaatttttctatttttcgttGGTAGCCTTATGCTAAATTTGCTTCTATATATGATACTTTCTCtgtatttgtaattttgttttaagaatatatttgattgaagggtgtattttttgctttagaaaatgagacaaatacaatcataaaaatagtgtataaggcatgtaaaataattatttcctacaaaatattctaatttcatattattaataattaaatttttgcatcttaaattttaaatatttgtaaagaaTCATTCTTACATGTGCTTGTGGATAAACTCTATAGTTTTTagataattttcattaaaattatcatgAGATCCAAATCCCAAAGACAAAAAAATGATGCACCAAAATGcttaaaaagttagaaaatctTTTATCCTTTGACCAAATATTGCTaccattaattttttaacaaaaaaaatgtaaaatatattttaacaaacttttaGTTGTAAGAATACTAATATTGTCATTTTGGCTctacaataaattaaattatgatttatttgtttaattattaatatgttatttgtataattacataatttaaatacCAATCATTGCACTTATAATCTTTAGTTATTCCTTCTAATAAGtttcttatttataaatttgaattatttagtTGCATTCTACTTAATGAAAATGAGAATTTCGTCTTGTACTAATAAATGTCAAACATTTATCTTCTTGAAATATATATGTTGTgtaactattaatttaatttcaatatttttactcTATTCTATGAGACTAGAAAGACATTTACCCTATTTTACGAGGCAAAAAAGACAATTTAAGGAAGTTATTCATAAGATACTGTGCCTCCATCTTTATTATTGCtactttattttgtcttttaaaacaaatataaaatttctatatcaaaattataataaagggAGGactaaatgcaaaaaaaaaaaaacttcaagttAACTATACActacaaacatttttttaaaagttaaatcgcGCATTGCCCTTATATTAGTTAGTTTATACACTAAAAACGTTTATCACTTTATTTATCGTTATGAG contains these protein-coding regions:
- the LOC107025859 gene encoding protein WEAK CHLOROPLAST MOVEMENT UNDER BLUE LIGHT 1-like; its protein translation is MEDAKDVKGSCPQECAPKPEVSVPKEDHSHSANPTRQHMNETANSEIQEPSIKSDGAGDISKTASVQSAVPTVQQEASPKLVEDLKSFEPPTALSEASSSSILDAMNQPNNTTDAPTEEHDDSPLLTMNSNPASLKEENLKESSDHIQSDSLRGEKNNVSLLQHDNSSSIYVVSADTNSSSSQEQKHKYNIHVEVPNTGQSLTKASCLTVKIPEPSANSKPPNNSVINRVKIDTAAPIESVKQAVSKFGGIVDWKAHRVQTVERRKVVDQELANVQEEIPVYKKQSQAAEEAKMMVVKELDSTKRLIEELKLNLERAQTEEQQAKQDSELAKLRVEEMEQGIADEASIAAKAQLEVAKARHETAVSELKNVDYELKDLHKEYDLLVSERYDAMQNAEEAVSASKKVENEVEYLTIELITTKESLEAAQTAHLEAEEHRIGAAMAREQDTLNWEKELKQAEDELEKLNQQIRSSKDLKAKLDTASALLLDLKAEFASYMESKLKQETVEEGNFSELSEPEKRTHAKIQAAVALATRELEEVKLNIEKATDDVNRLKVAATSLKAELKKEKLELASIQQREGMASIAVASLEAELNRTKSEIALVQMKEKEVREKVVELPKKLQDAAQEADRAKSLAQTACEELRKAKEEAEQAKAGASTMGSRLIAANKEIEAAKASEKLALEAINALQESELARRTNNEDSPSGVTLSLEEYYDLSKLAHEAEEQANKRLAAAITQIEVSKESEVRSLSRLEEVNREMTTQKEALEIAMKKAEKAKEGKLAVEQELRKWRAEHRQRRKAAESLPLINTIRSPRTSFEESKASKTYERAPEAASLHHRSSPRAYEQASNTEIDTSPEVKIPKKKKRSFFPRLLMLLGRKKSQAKTA
- the LOC107025861 gene encoding photosystem I chlorophyll a/b-binding protein 5, chloroplastic; translated protein: MEIAVGRSFQVLTLLSGSSFHGKSIRRTCVKGFNSTRARKGHSLTPPVQAHQRPTWLPGLDPPPHLDGTLAGDFGFDPLGLGEDPESLKWYVQAELVHARFAMAGVAGILLTDLLRVTRIRDLPVWYEAGATKFNFASTTTLLIIQLLLMGFVETKRYMDFLHPGSQAKPGSFFGLEAALEGLEPGYPGGPLLNPLGIGKDIKNAKDWKLKEIKNGRLAMVAMLGIFVQASVTHVGPIDNLIDHLSNPWHKTILQTIAASSS